The proteins below are encoded in one region of Bacillus vallismortis:
- the nrnA gene encoding bifunctional oligoribonuclease/PAP phosphatase NrnA produces MKTEIIRTISLYDTIILHRHVRPDPDAYGSQCGLTEILRETYPEKNIFAVGTPEPSLSFLYSLDVVDNETYEGALVIVCDTANQERIDDQRYPSGAKLIKIDHHPNEDPYGDLLWVDTNASSVSEMIYELYLEGKEHGWKLNTKAAELIYAGIVGDTGRFLFPNTTEKTLKYAGELIQYPFSSSELFNQLYETKLNVVKLNGFIFQNVSLSENGAASVFIKKDTLEKFGTTASEASQLVGTLGNISGIRAWVFFVEEDDQIRVRFRSKGPVINGLARKYNGGGHPLASGASIYSWDEADRILADLEALCKEHE; encoded by the coding sequence ATGAAAACAGAAATAATCAGAACCATATCATTATATGACACGATTATCTTACATAGACATGTGCGTCCTGATCCAGATGCCTACGGATCTCAGTGCGGACTTACGGAAATCCTGCGTGAAACGTATCCAGAAAAAAATATTTTCGCGGTCGGCACGCCTGAACCGTCCCTCTCTTTCCTATATTCCCTTGATGTGGTGGACAATGAAACATATGAAGGCGCACTTGTCATTGTCTGCGATACGGCAAATCAGGAAAGAATCGACGATCAGCGTTATCCTTCAGGCGCAAAACTGATAAAAATCGACCACCATCCGAACGAAGATCCATACGGTGACCTTCTCTGGGTCGATACAAACGCCAGCTCAGTAAGTGAAATGATTTATGAGCTGTATTTAGAAGGAAAAGAGCACGGCTGGAAGCTGAATACGAAAGCGGCAGAGCTGATCTATGCCGGCATTGTCGGAGATACCGGGCGCTTCTTATTTCCGAATACAACGGAAAAAACATTAAAATATGCAGGCGAGCTCATTCAATATCCTTTCTCTTCCTCAGAGTTGTTTAATCAATTATATGAAACAAAACTGAATGTGGTGAAGCTTAATGGCTTTATCTTCCAAAATGTGTCATTGTCCGAAAACGGCGCCGCTTCTGTTTTCATCAAAAAGGATACGCTTGAAAAGTTCGGCACCACGGCTTCAGAAGCGTCACAGCTAGTCGGGACGCTTGGCAATATCTCGGGTATTCGCGCTTGGGTATTTTTCGTAGAAGAAGATGATCAAATCAGAGTCAGATTCCGTTCGAAGGGTCCTGTCATTAACGGACTTGCCCGTAAATATAACGGCGGAGGGCATCCGCTAGCTTCAGGCGCCTCTATTTACAGCTGGGATGAAGCTGATCGGATATTGGCTGATCTGGAAGCATTATGTAAAGAACACGAGTAG
- a CDS encoding YtpI family protein, which produces MLVLVFLIGLSACFYVYYKVKGVRAKQALEKEICSAKASMALGSLVLFYGLNQMILFHSVLTFVIGGVFILIGAGSAWAGYKAYRHYNPLHAKEAERDHA; this is translated from the coding sequence ATGCTGGTTCTTGTTTTTTTGATTGGGCTTTCAGCCTGCTTTTATGTGTACTATAAAGTAAAAGGCGTACGGGCAAAGCAAGCTTTGGAAAAAGAAATCTGTTCGGCAAAAGCAAGCATGGCCTTAGGGTCACTGGTTCTGTTCTACGGGCTCAACCAAATGATATTATTCCATTCAGTCTTAACGTTCGTAATCGGCGGTGTCTTTATCCTCATAGGAGCAGGAAGCGCTTGGGCAGGTTATAAAGCTTACAGGCATTACAATCCCCTTCACGCCAAAGAAGCTGAAAGAGACCACGCGTAA